CGAGGCCAGGATGGACGACCTGACGCAGGTGGGCAACCGGCGGGCCTTCAACGAATCACTGGGCGAAGAGGCCAAGTGGGTGGTCAGGAACAATTCGGTCTCCTGTGTTGCCATGGTGGACATAGATTTTTTCAAGAAGATAAACGACAAGTACGGACACGCCATAGGGGACAAGGCGCTGGTGGCCATCGCCAGGCAGCTTATGGAGACCACAAGCATGGTGGCGGAGGTGTTCCGGTATGGCGGTGAGGAATTCGCCGTGATCATATCCGGCGCCAAGATTGAGCAGGGGCTCGAGCTGATGGAAAAAGGGAGAAAATCCGTTTTTGAGCAGGAGTTCGTGATCCGGGACAAGACCGAGGAAATAACCATATCCATCGGAGTTGCGCTAATCAGCCCGGACAGGAGCGCCGAAGAGAGCGTCAAACTGGCGGACGACGCCCTTTATCTGGCCAAGAAGTCCGGCCGCAACAACGTCAAGTCCGAACTGGACTTGAAGAAGAAGTGAACCGCAAAAACCGGAAAACCACATCGGCGCGGCCATTCGCGCCATTCGTGCCATGCTCCGCGCCTTAAAAGTCTCCGACTTCGCCATCGTCGGCGAGGCGATGATGGAATTCGACCCAGGATTCAACGTCCTCACCGGCGAGACCGGCGCGGGAAAATCAATACTTGTTGAGGCACTTGGGCTCGCCTTGGGCGAACGGCCCGCCGAAACGATGATCCGCGCCGGCGCGGACCAGGCGGCTGTGGAGGCGGTGTTCGACATCGCCCGGATGAAAGGGGCGGCGGCGTGGCTTGCGGAGCAGGGGATCGAACAGGAGGGCGAGTTGATCGTGCGGCGCGTGGTGGCCCGGTCCGGAAAGAACAGGGTGTTCATCAACGGCGCCATCGTCACCGTGGGCCAATTAAAGGCGGTGGCGGAAACCCTTGTGGACATCCACGGCCAGCATGAAAGCCAGGCGCTATTCAATCCGGCGGCGCACCTGCCGTTTCTGGACACTTTTTTGAAATTGGACGGCGAACGGGAGAAATACGCCGAGGTTTTCGAAAAATACAACGCCGCCCGAAAAAAACTTAAAGAACTAAAGGAAAACCAGAGGGAGATCGAACGGCGGCTCGACCTTTTGAAATTCCAGGCAGGCGAGATATCCAAGGCGGACATCAAGCACGGCGAAGACGAGGAACTGGAACGGGAGAAAAAGCGGCTCACCCACACGGAAAAACTTTTGCAGCTGGCCGGTGCGGCCATTGAAGCGCTGGAGGAAGGGGATGGCTCCGCGTCGTCCCTTGCGTTCCGGGCGAAAAACGCCATGGAGCAGGTGGCGGAGCTGGACGCGGCGATGCGCCCCGTGGCCGATCAGCTGGCGGCCGCCATTTTCCAGATGGAAGAGGCGGCGGGACAGATACGCGGCTACGCCGAAGGGCTGGAGCGCGACCCGGCGAGGCTGGAGCAGGTGGACGACAGGCTCGACCTTCTAAAAAACCTGAAGAAAAAATATGGGGACACCATCGTAGAAATCCTTACATATCTGGAAAAGTCCGAGACAGAGCTCGTCTCCATCGAAACCGGCCAGGAGAACATGGACATGCTGGAGGCGGAAGTTTCCGAATTAGGCGCGCGGGCGGCCAAGCTTGCGCTTTCTCTGGACGCGAAAAGGAGGGATGGGGCGCCGGAGTTTTCTAAAAAAGTGGAAAAACAGCTAAAAGACCTGAACATGGGAAAGGCCCGCGTAGAGCCTGTTTTCTACTATGACGAAGATCCCGAAAGCCCCTGCGTGAAAGATGGAAAAACGGCGCGGCTGACCCCGGCAGGCGCGGGGCGGATGGAGATACTGTTCAGCGGCAACCCGGGCGAGCCGCCCAAACCCCTTGCGAAGATCGCCTCTGGAGGCGAGATAAGCAGGATAATGCTGGCGCTCAAGGCCGTGCTCACCGGCGCACAGCCCGTTCCGGTGATGATATTCGACGAAATAGACGTGGGGATTGGGGGCGTTACCGGCGACAGGCTTGGGGAGAAAATGCGCGCGCTGGCAAACACATGCCAGGTATTTTGCGTGACTCATCTTGCCCAGGTGGCGCGGCAGGCCCATGCCCATTTCCTCGTGGAGAAGGGGGAGAAGAAAGGGAAGGTGAGCGTGAGCGTATCGAAGCTGGACCGCGAAGGGCGTATCCGGGAGCTTGCCCGCATGGCCACCGGCGAAGGGGGCGGGGCGGAGACGGCGCTCAAATGGGCGGAAGAGGCTCTCGACGGCGCCGGGGGATGACGGACCACGCCGACACATTGGGGTATATCGCCGGGGCGCTATGCACGTTGGCCTTCATACCCCAGGTGTACCGCACATGGAAACTGCGCTCGGCCAAGGAGATTTCGTTGGGGATGTACTCCCTGCTCGTCACCGGCGTATTACTTTGGCTGATCTACGGGATAGTCCTTGGCGCCGCGCCGATCATAATCGCAAACACCGTCACGCTGGCCTTGGCGCTTGTGATACTTGGGATGAAGATAAGGTTTGGCTAGATGGCCGGCTGCTGCTGTGTCAGGCAATGCAATGCGCCAAGCCCCCACACAAGGTCAACCGCGCTTATCCCAACAACTTCCCTGCCGGTGAAAAGCTCCGACAATATCCCAAGCGCGATCCTGTCCGCCGGGTCGTTAAAGGTGGGGACGATCACCGCGGCGTTGGCGATATAAAAGTTCGCGTATGACGCCGGAAGGCGCATCCCGTCAAACCATAATGGCTCCGGCATGGGTAGGTGCACCACTTCGGGCCTTGCGCCGTCCTCAAGCCGCATATCCTTCAAGCGCTCGATGTTCTCTTCCAGCGGGGCGTGGTTTGCGTCTTTCCCGTTTTTCTCTCGGCAGACCACAAGGGTGTTGCGATTGACGAACCGGCAAAGGTCGTCCACGTGGCCGTGCGTATCGTCCCCGGCGATCCCCTTGCCAAGCCACAGCACGTTTGTCACTCCAAGATGCTCCCGCAACGCCTTTTCGGTCTGCTCACGGTCCAGTCCGGGATTGCGCGTTTGCGTCTTTTGATCCAGCAGGCATTCTTCGGTGGTGATCAGAGTCCCGGCGCCGTTGACGTCTATGGCGCCCCCCTCCAGCGTGAAGGGTCTTCCAGCCAATTGCGCCTCGAACAATCTCATACCAAGCCTTTTCGCCGCCGCTGCGGGGACCTTTCGGTCCTTTTTCCAGTTCGGGTATTTTGCCCAAGCGTTGAAATTGAACTCGACGATGGCCGATTCAGCCTTTCGTCCGCGCTTTGTGACGAAAATCGGGCCGCAATCGCGGGTCCATCCCCTGTCTGTGGCGAGCCGGACGAATTCGATCCGCTTTAAGTCCACATGCGATTTTGCCAGCGCGCGGCGGGCATGCAGCTCTTTATCTTTTGATCCCACCAGGATGCGGACAATTTCGCCACGCGAGATTTTTTTCACAATCTCCGCGTACACCCACTGGATGGGGGCGAACTTGCCGGGCCAATCGGCGCTGTTCTGCGGCCAGCAAATCCATGTGGCCTCGTGCCGTTCCCACTCGGCCGGCATGGTAAAGCCGAGGGATGCGGGTGTTTTTCCCCTCATTCCCCGCCGAACCTTTTCGTTATGCCGCCGTATATGTCTATCCGCCGGTCGCGGAAAAAGGGCCAGTTGCGGCGGGTGTCTTCTATCACCGAGGCGTCCACCTCGGCGATGACTATCTCCTCCTTGTCCACCGAGCCTTGCGCGATCAACCGTCCGAAAGGATCGTAAACAAAGCTCGATCCCCAGAATTCAAGCCCGTCGCCAGAGCCCTCCGGCTTTTCAAAGCCGATTCTGTTCACCGCCGCCACAAACACCCCGTTGGCGATGGCGTGGCCCCGCTGGACCGCCATCCATGCCTCCCGTTGCGCCACGCCGTATTTTTCCTTTTCGGCCGGATGCCAGCCGATGGCGGTGGGATAAAAGATCACCTCCGCCCCTTCCATTGCCGTCAACCGCGCCGCTTCCGGATACCACTGGTCCCAGCAGACCAAAACGCCGATCCGCCCCGGCCCCGTGTTGAACGCCTTGAAGCCAAGGTCGCCGGGGGTGAAATAATATTTCTCGTAAAAGCACGGATCGTCCGGGATATGGGTCTTGCGGTACAGGCCGATGGTCTTCCCGTCCGGGCCGAACACCGCCGCCGTGTTGTGATATACCCCCGCCGCGCGCCGCTCGAAAAGCGAGGCGATCACCGCCGCGCCGCAGTCCGCCGCCGCCTTGGCAACAGCCTGGCTCGTTGGGCCGGGGACCGGCTCGGCCAGGTTGAAAAGCGCCGCGTCCTCCCGCTGGCAGAAGTAATGCGTCCTGAAAAGCTCCGGCAGGCACACCACCTCCGCCCCAAGCGCACACGCCTCGGCTATTTTCGCCACAGACTTGGCAAGGTTCGCCGCCGGATCGGCCGACATGGCCATCTGGACAAGGCCGATACGGTATTTTCTTTTCTCCACATCGTCTCCGAATGATCCAACACAGTCCGTAATTGTATATCAACCCCCGGCGGCGGGAAAGGAGGGGGGGCCGTTAAATCTTCTTCCTGGCCAGCGCTGGTTGTTCGGCTCCGAGCACGTCCCCAACGCCGATGAGGGTGATGGTGAAAAAGAACCTGGTCTCCTCTTCCACCGAAGTGGAGCCGTCCGCTTCCGAGCGCGTCACGTCCCGTTTCTGGAAATTCAGCGCGAAGCCCCAGCAATCGTCCCTGAACCTTATCCGGGCCATGCTGTCTTTTGCCCGGGCCTCCACTTCGTCGTAGATGACGGAAAAATCGGCCGACAGGCCCCACGGCAGGAACAGTTCCAGCAAAGCCGTGTCCCACGCCGAGTCCACCCCGTTCATGCCGCTTACGTTCCCCCACGTGTAAGACCTGTCCAGCGCGATGTTGGCGACGGATCCCAATTTTACGCCAAGTTCAAGTCTGGAGGCGTCCCAGAACTGATCGTAAAAGCTGTAGGTGGTCAGGAGCCTGAAATACGTCCAGTCAATGGGCCGGGTGCTAAGGTCGAACTGGATGGAGGAAAAGGGGCGCTTGTCCGGGTCGGCGATGTCCGTCCGGTTGGCCTCGTTCAAGTCGTACGACTCGGTGATGTTAAAGGTCAATATCTGCGACGTCTTGCTGTCCTCCGGGCCTGTGACCTCCTTGGCCAGAAGGGAATTCTGGATGGTGAGCGATATGGCGTTGGCCGGATTTGATCCGTCTATATTAGAATCAATCGTTTTTACCCTTTGCCGGTCCTCGCCGTCAAATTCATATCCGGGTATGTATCCCCATGCGATTATCGGCGTTATAAGATGCTTCAGTTTCGGCCTTGCCGGATTGTCCATTTCAAAAATGCGGAAGACTTTCGGGCCGGTGAGCGACAGGGCGGCGTAATAATACTGGCGCGAGAAAGAGTTGTCGTACAGCTCGCCCGTCGCAGGCTCCACCCCGCGTGAGTACCATGTGTGGCGGTAGCTGGCCGCGGCCTCCAGGGAAAGCCAAGGGGCAATGGCCACTGGGTATGAAACCTGGGGGTAAATGTCGAACCTGTCCACGTCGAAGGAGGTCTTGCCCTCGTCAATCCCGGTGTCCGTCTGCAGCGACGAATAGCTTGATTCCATGGAACCGTACACCGGCGACCCGAACAGCGCCTCCTTCTGGTTGACGAACTTTAGTTCCGGCGACCTCTGCACACGGGAGGCGTTGGCCGGATCGGTGGATTTCTGCTCCCTGGCGAGAAGTGAAAGGCTGCGCGTAGAGAAACTTTTTGAGAACACCACATAACTGTCGTTGTAGTTTTTCGTCCTGTCGTCCACGTTGGCCCCGTATTCCCTGTTCAAGGAATTCTCGCTTTCCAAGTTCAGGTTGACGAAGCTTTTAACGTTCCAGGGGAGTGTCTGTCCGTGGACATAGATCACATTCCACAGGTTGCGGTCGGCGGTCTTTTCCGGGTCGGTCTCTTTCATGTACACGGCGTTCAGTGTCCCGGCCGTGCCGGGGCCGAATATATACCGGTATTCAAGGCCGGCCAGGTTTCCGCTTTCGCCCATGTAATGATGGGTGATGGTGGCGTCCGTATTTTCTGAAATGGCCCAGAAAAATTCGTTCCGCAATTCCATCCCGTTCTTGGAAGAGTAGCCGCCCCCAGGAGTCAGAAAGCCTGTGGCCCGCTTCGTCTTCGCCGGGACGATCATGTATGGCAGGTAAAATATCGGCCACCCCCCGGCGCGGAACACCATCCCTTTCATGTAGGCGTAACCTTCGACCGTAAGGTCCACGCTGTCCGCCTCCATCAGCCAGTGGGGATGGTCCTGTGGGCAGGTGGTGACGGCGCCGTATGTGATTTCATACCTGTCATCGGCCACGCGGACGATCTTCACTCCGTTGAAAAAATAGCGCTGGCCAAAGTTGCCCGCCGCCCTGTAAAGCGCGCCGAGCTTCGTGTTGGAGTTGAACTCGGCCTTCTGGCCGTGGATCTGCGCGGTGGGATCGGTGTACCATGCGTTCCCGTCCACGACGCCGTCGCCTGTCTTTTCGTCGTACTCGGCCAAGTCTCCGGTGATCACCTTGTCGGCGTACTGGATGGAGACGTTGCCCGTGGCGGTGGATATCCCGGTCTGTGCGTTGCGGTGTGCCTCATCGGCCATGATGGTTACCGGGTTTTTTTGCCCGGACTGCTGGGCTGCGCATGGCGCGGGGTGGAGAAATGCGGACAACGCCGCCAGGACCGCGAACAGGGCTGTCCGGGATGCAAAAAAACGGGGCCGAGCTGTTTTGGGAGCCATCATACCGCCATGATCGCCAAAGGGCCGAAAACCGGGTGAAAACAAACTTTATTAAAAACGATTGTGGCATTGTATCGGCGCGGGCGGCGGCAAGTCAACGGTGCCGTCACCTCTTCTTGCGCCTTCTCACCTCGCCGGTGAAGTCCTCCGCCACGCTGATAAGCGTGAACTTGCTTCCCAGCGCCCGGCGCATCTTTTCCACCTCATCCTTGTCCACCCTTCGTATCCGGAAATAGACCTCCCGGTTTTTCTCCCCCTCGCTCGGGTAGTGGGTGAGCACGCTAATGATCCTGGCGCCCATCGCCCGCAGATCGTCGGCCACTTCCTTTAACGATCCGGGCCTGTCCTCCAGTGAAAAGGCAAACTGCACGCCGTCGTGGTTCGCCCCTGTTATGGAGACAAGGGCGCGGAAAATGTCTGTCTGGGTGATCACGCCGGTAACGCGGCTGTCATCGTCCACCACCGGCAGGCCGGATATCTTGTTGTCGAGCATCAGCACGGCGGCAAGCTCCACGGTCTCGCCCGCCTTGACTGTAACCACGTTGCGGGTCATTATCTCGCATAGTTTCACGTTGGCCAGCAGGTAGTTAAGCTCGAAAACGTCCAGCGAAGTGGCCTTGGAGGGGGCGGCGGCCTTCAAGTCCCTGTCCGTCACCACCCCGGCCAGCCTTCCGTCATTGTCCACCACCGGCAGGTAGCGGATGCCCGCGCTTTTCATGATGTGGGAAGCCGTCATTATCGGTGTCCCCATTTCCGCCACGATGGCCTTCTTGCTCATCCAGTCGCCTATCAGCATGGCTCACCTCGCGTTTGTTCCGGTTTACATTCCAAGGTACGCCTCGCGCACCCGTTCGTCCTCAAGCAGTTCCTTCCCGCTCCCGCTGGCCACCACGCGGCCGTTCTCCAGCACATACGCCCTGTGGCTTATGGCCAAAGACCTTTTCACATTCTGCTCCACCAGCAGCACAGTGACCCCCGTTTCGTTTATCACCTTTATTATCCGGAAAATCTCCGAAGCCAGCAGGGGGGACAGCCCCAGCGAAGGCTCGTCGAGCATCAGTATCTTCGGGAGCGACATCAGCCCCCGCCCCACCGCCGCCATCTGCTGCTCACCGCCGGAAAGTGTCCCGGCCGGCTGATTTTTCCTTTCGCGCAGCCGGGGAAACAGGCCATACACCCATTCGAGCGTCTCCGCGCGCTTGCGTTTTGCCATGGGGGTAAGCGATCCCATGATAAGGTTTTCCTCCACCGTCATCTCGGTGAAAAGCCTGCGCCCCTCCGGCACGTGGGCGATGCCGTGGTGGATTATCTTGTCCACCGGCGTCTGGTCGAGCCTTGCCCCGTCCAGTTCGATTATACCCGCCGCAGGCCGGATGATCCCGGATATGGCGCGCAACGTTGTGGACTTCCCCGCCCCGTTGGAGCCCACCAGCGTGACGATCTCCTTTTCCCCCGCCGTAAACGAAACGCCCCATAGCGCCTGCATGTCCCCATAGAACGCGTCCAGCCCGGTAACCTTAAGCATCCTGCGGCTCCCCCAGGTACGCCTCGATCACCGCCGGGGCCGCCGTCACCTCCAAAGGCGATCCTTCGGCGATGGTCTGGCCGAAGTTGATGACGTGTATCCTGTCCGAAATGGACATCATCACCTTCATGATGTGCTCCACTATCACTATCGTCACCCCGCTCTGCTTTATCTTGCGGATGAGCGCGATGGCCTCGTCCTGTTCGGACGGGTTCAGTCCCGCGAAGGTCTCGTCCAGAAGTATCATCGCAGGCTTCGTTGCAAGCGCCCTTGTGATCTCCAGCCGTTTGCGGTCCCCAATGGTGAGCCCTCCGGCGATCATCTCCCTTTTCCCGTGGATGCCGCAAAATTCCATGGTTTCCGCCGCCAGGCCCCTCGCCGTACGCATGGAGCCCGCCTTGGCAAAGGCCGCCGCCAGCACATTGTCCTCCACCGTCATGCGCTTTAGCGGCCGCACCACTTGGAACGTGCGGGCGATCCCCAGCCGGTTTATTTTGTGCGGCTTTAGCCCGTCTATCCTCTTTCCCTTGAAATGCACTTCGCCGGCGGTGGGCCTGAAAAAGCCGGAGACGAGGTTGAATATCGTCGTCTTTCCCGATCCGTTCGGCCCGATAAGCCCGAAAATTTCCCCCTGCGCCACGCTAAAGCTCACTCCGTTCACAGCCGCCAGGCCGCCGAAATATTTGACGAGCCCCTTCACCTCGAAAAAGCCCATCTATGCCCCCTTGCGTCGTGAAAAGCGCCGTGCGATCTTCCCCCAGTCACCAACAACGCCGTTGGGCATGAACCGGATCACGATCACCACCAGCGCACCGAATCCCAATACGTGCGCCTTGGCCATATAATCCGCCGCAGTCATCAGGCTTTCCACCCCGGTGGCCTTCGCGGCTTCGGCGATATAGCCGAAACCGCCCGTGCGGAACATCTCCTGGGTGAGCACCATGATGAACGCCCCCACCGCCGGGCCGTATATCGTCCCCACCCCGCCGACTATACCGACAAGGATCGCCATTATGGAGATGTCGTGGAGGGAAAAGACCACATGCGGATCTATGAACCCCATGTAATTCATGTACAAGCCCCCCGCCACGCCAGTGAGGGCGGCGGCGATGGTGAGCGACACCATTTTGTAAAAGTGCGTGTCCACCCCCAGGCTCTCCGCCGCGTCCGGGTCCTCCCGGATGGAGATGAAGTAATAGCCGGTCTTCGAGCGCATCACAAGCATCACCGACACCACGGAGAACGCCGCCAGCGCAAGCGTTATGTAGTAATAGGGAGTCTTGGAGATGTACGTCTGCATTATCATGATCCCCACCATCCCTTGCGTGAGCGATTCCCATATGGTGGCGACATGGCGCATCACCTCGTTTAGCGCCAGCGTAGCCAGTGCGAAGTAAGCCCCCCGCAACCTGAAGCATATCCAGCCGAATGGGAGGGCGATGAGCGCCGCCACCACACCTCCCAGTGGCACACCCCACCAGGCCGACCAGCCAAGGTGGACCACCAGCAAGCCCGATGTGTACGCACCGGAGCCGAAGAACGCCGCGTCGCCGAAGGACACCTGCCCGGTGTACCCCGCCAGCAGGTTCCAGGCCGAGCCAATCACCACCCACATCAGGGTCAATATCAAAAGGTGCAGGTAATAGTCGTTGTCCACCAGAAGCGGGACCGCCGCCAGCGCCGCAAGGATGATAGCAGGAGCCCATTTTTGATACCCCATCGCCGTCACGCCTTGGTGAGCGCTTTGATCCCGCCGGGCAGGAACAAAAGGACGAGGATGAATATCACAAGGCCGATAAGGTCCTCAAATTCCATGCCCACATAGGTGGCGCCGAACGCCTCGGCCAGCCCCAGAGTCACCCCGCCGAAGATCGCTCCCACCGTGGAGCCAAGCCCGCCGAGGATGCATATTACGAAAGCCTTGCGTGTGAACGGCCCGCCGATGTCCGGATAAAGATAGAAAATCGGCATGAGCAGCGTCCCCGCCGCCGCCACCAGCGCCGAGCCCAGACCGAAGGTGACATATGTGATCCGCTCCGTGTCCACCCCCATCAGGCCAGCCGCCATCCTGTCCTGCGCGGTGGCCCGGATGGAGCGGCCGGTGTCCGTCTTGATGAGGAACAAGAACAGCCCCGCCGTCATCAGCGTGGCTATCACGAAGTCCACCATCAGCGGCACGCTGAACGAAATGTTCCCCGCGAACATCGTGGAGTTGGAATAGGAGGTCTTCACGGACTTGTAGTCCGAAGTGAATATGAACCTCATTATCTCCGTAAGCACCATCCCGATCCCCACCGTCATGAGCACCTGGTTTTCCGGCAAGATCGTCTCCACCCGGATGAGCGGATTTAGAAGGTATTTCTGGAGGATAAGCCCCAGCGCAAAAATGGTGGGGGCGCTCACGGCAAGCGAAAGGTACGGGTCCATCCCCAGCACGGCGAACAGGGAGTATGTAAGGTACATGCTCACCATCATCATCTGGCCGTGGGCCAGGTTGATGATCCCCATCACACCCATGACAAGGGTCATCCCCATGCCGATAAGGGCGTATAGCCCCCCCTTAAGTACGCCGGAAACGAGGGTCTGGAGAAAGAGGTCCATTTTGCGCGAACCTATTTTAATGTAGAGGCGACCCGTTGGGGCGCCCGAGGGCGAGGCGGCGCCTCGCCCCTGCATGGCCCACCTACTTCCTCTCCTTGGCCCAGTCCACCGGATAAACGTACCTGGCGGAGGCGCCCTTCTTCGGCCACACTATCTCAAGCTTCCCGTTTATCCACTGCACCACGTAAGAGTCCAGCTTGTTCTGGTTGACCTTCTTGCCGTCGGCGGCGAATTTCACCTGGCCGAACACCGTCATCATGTTCGTCTCCGCCAGGGCCTTCTTCACGTCATCCGTGGAAAGTGATTTGGCCCTGTTAAGCGCGTCGGCTATCACGTACATCGCCGCGTAGGCCTCCGCGCCGTGATACTCGGTCTCCCGGTTGTGCTTTTTGACGAACTTGTCGAAATACTCCCTGGCTCCAGGATACGGCAGCGACTGATGCCACAACGTGGCCGATATCACCTTCTCGGACGCCTTGCCGGCCCCTTCCCGGAACTCCGGCAACGTGAACCCGGCGCCACCACCGGCGAAAATCCTGGGCGCAAGCTTCAATTCCATCGAGTGGTTCATCAGGAGCGCCGCGTCGTTGGAATAGGAGACCATGTAGATCACGTCCGGGTTGGCCTGCTTGATCCGCGAAAGGATCGGCTTGAAGTCCAGCGTGGCCTTGTCATACCCCTCCTTTATCAGCACGCTTATTCCCATCTTCTTGAACCGCTCGTCCACGTTGGAGGCCGACGAAGTGCCGAAAAGGCTGTTCTCATAAAGGATCACCGCAGTCTTGGGCTTCACCACTTCGGACAGGAACTCGCACACGCCCTCGGCGTATTCGCTGGCCGGAGGATTGATCCGGAAGACCGAATAGCGCGGCATGATCATGGCCACTTCTTTTTCCGCCTTGGCCTTCAGCTCGTCGAGTTCCTTTTTGATCTCCGCTTTCCTGGCGGGGTCTTTCTCATCGTCCATCGCTTTTTTCTTCTTGGCCGCCATCTGGCCGGACGGGGTGTAGCCGGCGGGCTCTGTGATGTTGTCCGCCGAGCCTGTGTTTATCACCAGCGGGAACCCCTTGTTCACCGCCACCCCCGCCATCGCCGCGGTGACGGAGGAACTGTACCCGCCGCCGATGACCGCCACCCTGTCCTGCGTGATCAGTTTTTCGATGGCGTTTCGCCCCACGTCCGGCTTGCTCTGGTCGTCCTCGAAAATCACCTTCACCGGAGCGCCGCGCACCCCTCCCTTGGCGTTGATCTCCTCTATCGCCATTTCAAACGACAGTTTTTCTATTTCGCCGAACTTGGCCTCCGACCCGGTGAGAGGCAGCACTATGCCCACCTTGACAGGCTCCGCCGCAAAGGCCCATGATCCAGTAAATTGGACGCCGGCTATTGCGGCAAGGAAAGAAAGGACAAAAAGACACGCGGTTTTTTTCATAATCCACCCTCGAGAACGATGGTTGATCAAATGCGCCGGACTTCCCCATGGCAAGCGCGTTATCGGCGCAGCGGCGCTCAAGCTGATATAAAAGCGCGCCCTTGGCGTATTATATTTTACAAACGGCCCGGTAAAGACAAAATTCGGGGGGCGCGGCCGGGGTGATACAAATGTTTTGACATAGGGCCTCCCGGCGCCATAGTATTTTTGTTTACGCCATGCACGGGGCAGTAGCTCAGTTGGGAGAGCGCAGCGTTCGCAATGCTGAGGTCAGGGGTTCGATCCCCCTCTGCTCCACCATTTTCCCTTCCGGGAAAATCCAATAAAATCCATTTTACCCAGCAAAGGTATGGGTTTTAGGGATTTTAGCATCCAGCTACGTCCAAACAAATATATTGAAATCCGACGGTAACTGACGGTA
This portion of the Nitrospinota bacterium genome encodes:
- a CDS encoding branched-chain amino acid ABC transporter permease produces the protein MGYQKWAPAIILAALAAVPLLVDNDYYLHLLILTLMWVVIGSAWNLLAGYTGQVSFGDAAFFGSGAYTSGLLVVHLGWSAWWGVPLGGVVAALIALPFGWICFRLRGAYFALATLALNEVMRHVATIWESLTQGMVGIMIMQTYISKTPYYYITLALAAFSVVSVMLVMRSKTGYYFISIREDPDAAESLGVDTHFYKMVSLTIAAALTGVAGGLYMNYMGFIDPHVVFSLHDISIMAILVGIVGGVGTIYGPAVGAFIMVLTQEMFRTGGFGYIAEAAKATGVESLMTAADYMAKAHVLGFGALVVIVIRFMPNGVVGDWGKIARRFSRRKGA
- a CDS encoding branched-chain amino acid ABC transporter permease, whose translation is MDLFLQTLVSGVLKGGLYALIGMGMTLVMGVMGIINLAHGQMMMVSMYLTYSLFAVLGMDPYLSLAVSAPTIFALGLILQKYLLNPLIRVETILPENQVLMTVGIGMVLTEIMRFIFTSDYKSVKTSYSNSTMFAGNISFSVPLMVDFVIATLMTAGLFLFLIKTDTGRSIRATAQDRMAAGLMGVDTERITYVTFGLGSALVAAAGTLLMPIFYLYPDIGGPFTRKAFVICILGGLGSTVGAIFGGVTLGLAEAFGATYVGMEFEDLIGLVIFILVLLFLPGGIKALTKA
- a CDS encoding ABC transporter substrate-binding protein; this translates as MKKTACLFVLSFLAAIAGVQFTGSWAFAAEPVKVGIVLPLTGSEAKFGEIEKLSFEMAIEEINAKGGVRGAPVKVIFEDDQSKPDVGRNAIEKLITQDRVAVIGGGYSSSVTAAMAGVAVNKGFPLVINTGSADNITEPAGYTPSGQMAAKKKKAMDDEKDPARKAEIKKELDELKAKAEKEVAMIMPRYSVFRINPPASEYAEGVCEFLSEVVKPKTAVILYENSLFGTSSASNVDERFKKMGISVLIKEGYDKATLDFKPILSRIKQANPDVIYMVSYSNDAALLMNHSMELKLAPRIFAGGGAGFTLPEFREGAGKASEKVISATLWHQSLPYPGAREYFDKFVKKHNRETEYHGAEAYAAMYVIADALNRAKSLSTDDVKKALAETNMMTVFGQVKFAADGKKVNQNKLDSYVVQWINGKLEIVWPKKGASARYVYPVDWAKERK